The Jaculus jaculus isolate mJacJac1 chromosome 1, mJacJac1.mat.Y.cur, whole genome shotgun sequence nucleotide sequence tccatttagCCATGAACAGATTATAgcttccaaggtatttaatttactTTAGAATAAAAATTAACATGCATGAATGGTTTAAATATCAGCCTCAAAGAAAACACTATTGAATTTTCAGattcttaaatatatttcatatatgacTTTGGAATTAATAAAGCTTAAGGTACATAGGTACAtgattttcaaggtttttttttttttctttctctccattttttgTGGCCTATCACATTTGGATTACTGTAAGTATTCAAATAATGGAAGGTTTGATCAGATACTGAAAGAAGACAGTAAATGAGTGTGGAAACCACATGGCCATTGACATAAGCATTGTCATAAGTTTTAGAAACAGACATGTAAAGTTGATGAAATGAGATTCTAAAAATAATGATTGTGTTTGCAAATGTAGTTTTAGAAAAATTCTCACTTTGTATGTTCTGGTAGGGAAGACATATCATCTTACATGGTGGTTTTATGTCATATTGCAAGCTGTTAAAACCCTTTGAACTGTTAAATTTATCTGCAATTAGAACTAGGTGATATTGCAAGTAAATCAGTAGGAAAGCGCACATTATATTTAGGTCCTGTCTTTGtcctatatataaaatttgtataATGTTGTTCATGTTTACTAAATAAAGTTTGAATGGGATGACAGTATCATGGGATAGATTTTGGAGTCTAAATAATTGTCATGATCAGAGTCAATATGCACTTATTTATACAGAGTTTATAAAAGGTTATCTGATATTTATGCACacaatttttcattaaaatcagCGGATAAAATCAGCACCTACTGTGTAATATTTCATGTACATTAAATGTGTTCTTAAAAGAAGGCATTAATATTAGTACcaataatttgaaatttttaagtataaagtctatattatattgttttaaaatgtctttttaaaaatgtgtctatTTGAAGCAGCTTCTATTGTGACACATGATATAAGTGTTAGCAAATTTAAGCCAAcccaaataattattaaaatacaaTTGCATAATCAAAAATGTCTTGATATTATTCAATCTAAGGAAAGTGTTTGTTTTCTGAACAGTATAGGGCAGCTCACAATGAAGACCCGGAATCACACAAAGATGGCTGACTTCATCCTGCTGGGACTGGCAGATTCCAAGGAGATGAGGCTGGTCCTCTCCATGCTCTTTCTCCTGATATACCTGATTACTGTGCTGGGGAATGTGGGCATGATATTGCTCATTCGCTTAGATGCCCAGCTTCACACTCCCATGTATTTCTTTCTCACCCACCTGTCATTTATTGATCTTAGTTATTCAACTGTCATCACCCCTAAAACCTTAGAGATCCTGCTGACTTCCTCCAAGCATATCTCCTTCATTGGCTGCTTCACACAGAtgttcttctttgtccttttggcAGGTGCTGAatgtttccttctctcctccatgGCCTATGATCGCTATGTAGCTATCTGCAATCCTCTACACTATCAGGTCGTTATGTCCACAAGACTCTGTCATGCCCTCCTCTTGGTGTCCTATGTATTTGGGGCTGTGGATTCCACTGTCAATGTGCTTTGTATGAGCCA carries:
- the LOC101608451 gene encoding olfactory receptor 8H1-like; the encoded protein is MKTRNHTKMADFILLGLADSKEMRLVLSMLFLLIYLITVLGNVGMILLIRLDAQLHTPMYFFLTHLSFIDLSYSTVITPKTLEILLTSSKHISFIGCFTQMFFFVLLAGAECFLLSSMAYDRYVAICNPLHYQVVMSTRLCHALLLVSYVFGAVDSTVNVLCMSQVQFCNSNVIHHFFCDLSPILSLSCSDTHDIELVIFIFAGSTLIVSLATLFVSYASILSTILKINSSSGKQKAFSTCATHLLGVTIFYGTLIFTYLKPSKSYSLGKDHVASVFYTIVIPMLNPLIYSLRNKEVKNAFIRILQMKEGSR